GGACATGGAAGAAAACCcgagaacccagagaaaacccacaCAGGAGAACGTTCAAAACTTCACATTAGACATTAACCCGGTCTCAGAGGCTGTGATGCAGCGACtctatcactctatcactcTATCACTGAAACTTCCgaccaaataaaaatgttcttagTATCTGAAATATACGAATAATACAGAGATGCTCAACCTCCTTTAAACTTTCACAGGGTTCATAATTATCCGGAGTGAAAATAGCAGAGAGAAAAAGCTGCACATGCCATGTGCACATCATAATGAACCTTTCCTGCAAAATCACACTTTCCTCAGtacattgatgatgatgatgatgaagatgatgaagatgatgattaaGTAGCAATGTatagaattattcattcattcattcatcttctaccgcttatccgaactacctcaggtcacggggagcctgtgcctatctcaggcgtcatcgggcatcaaggcaggatacaccctggacggagtgccaacccatcacagggcacacacacacactctcattcactcacgcaatcactcactacggacagttttccagagatgccaatcaacctaccatgcatgtctttggacgggggaggaaaccagagtacccggaggaaacccccgaggcacggggagaacatacaaactccacacacacaaggtggaggcaggaatcgaaccccgaccctggaggtgtgaggcgaacgtgctaaccactaagccaccgtgccccctgtatagaattaattaacacaaaatTGCATAACACTAACATTTTGTTGTAGACACACTGACATATTAAATATAGCATCATCAGCgccctcatcatcatcactatcaaCCTCTACAAAAGTTTTCCAACACTGTAATACTTTATGTGTTTGTTGTCCGACGTGCATAAGCATAAGCACTTGAGTTTTTCATATGCGTTGTCTCTAAAGTAATCATCTACAAGTTTTGCTTCATCTGTCTAACAAGATGTTGCTCCGGCatgcattcattttattatttatttagtgatcTGCTCTCCTGAGCGCGTGCTCTCCTGTCTCACAAGTTCTCATCATCAGAATCAGCACCATGACCAAGTTTTTCCCCCAACACTACCACATTTCCTCTCCTAAAgtgaccatcatcatcatcatcatcatcatcctcatcatccacTCGCGCGTCCTGGACTCACCGTGAGCGCGGAGAGTTTTTGCGCGCGCGCCTCCTGCAGCAGCCCGAacaccagcaccagcagcagcagcagcagcagcacagagtCCCGCATCCTGTTCACCAAAATCTCTCTTAAAGTTCACTCTTTGCTTAATGTCGCTCCTGCAGCCACAAGCAGAATCCGCTTGTTCTTTTCTTCCACTCTGTCTGATAAGTTGATTAGAGGTGAAGCTGCTTTCTAAGAGGCTTTGATGAGAAATGAGGAGAAATGCGCAGTGCTGTTTGCGCAGCAGGAATCTGTGCGGTAAGATGCGCTGAGTGGAGACTGCACACTGCCTTTAGATACGAtcactcccctctctctctctctctctctctctctctcaccccccacCCTCTCTCccccttgctctctctccctattgctctctctctctctctctctctctctctctctctctctctctctcctccccctgAGCGAATCGTTATCGGATGAAGGGGGGGTTTGCTTTTTATAAATCTCTTGGATGCTGGTAGCTGAACGCAAACACCATAGTGCaaactctctcctctcttctgtcctttttaccatttatttattttaattttattatttatttatgtatttattaaatgttatttatttatttatttatttatttatttatttattttacattttttctattttttttattttactgttatattattatatgatgatgatgatgatgattcttattattaattatatagtttttttttttcaccactgCAGCACCACAGTTTCCAGCACAAGTTTAAGTCTTTTAACCCTTAAAGGTAAAAGTTTCTTTACTTAAGGTTTCTTTCCTTATTCTTCAAGAATCTATGAATACTGGGTGTTTCCCTCTAATGCAAAGGATTAAACTGACTTTTAATTATTCAAAGATCCTTCTAttggatcctttttttttttctttttcttttttaaaaatgtcctttCGCATCTTCTCctgtttaattgtatttttcacactaaaaaacactaaaaaagcTGCACTATAGTTTCCAGTCTTCCATGAAAGGGTTTCAAACATGAACCTTAATAACTATAGCTATTCAGGGAACCCTTGAAGAACCAAGGAAGCGTTCTTCTTGCTTTCTAATAACGTACTGATGATTGATTTTAACGTGATGTACATAGTCTATActtttctttgttcttctttttcatttcttgtaTTTTGGTAAAAGTGTTGAGGAGATTATGacgatgaagaagatgatgatgaagatgaagatgattgACTCTGCTAGGATAAAATAAGTAAAGTAGGGTAATTTGCATCTGTAAATTCAGAGGGGGGTTTTACATTTGCTTCTTATGCTGATCTTAGTATCTACTGGAACATAcctgaaaaagaaaactgaCCTTTAATAGTTTTGAAAGCAGCAAACTGACTTAAAATTAGCGTGAATGGGGTTCAGTGGATTGACCATCTGGAAttagacaataataaaaaataataaaaataataaataaagatttcataTTAGGAAATGAAGGTGTTAATATTTCACAGATTTATAAACCCAGATGTTCTGTCATCTGGCCGTATATAAagccaatttaaaaaaaaaaaaaaaaaaaaaaactgctgcaaAATTGAACCCTGGTAAATGTCTCCCTCTGCTGGTGAACTCCTACTATTACAGTTTTCCCAGACGCAGCTGTACTactttgtaatatatatatacagagagagagagagagagagagagagagagagagagagagagtaatataTATAGTAATCTTATATACcagttacattacatttatgtttgtatatctgtatattagGAATCAGCCACTCGCGATCCCACAATGCTTTGCGTGTTCCACAGCCTTACCATCACCGGAAGCAACGTTCAGCGCGCTTCCTTTTTCTCCTACTGCCGGTAGCTCGTGCGTGCTCAGATCTACACCAGGGCTTCGCCATGTCTTTCCCAGCTGAAGAGGAAGAAgtaagattttattatttatatagatatatagaaatatatttgtcCATATTcaatctgaaaaataaagatttagcGTGCATTAGCTCTCTCAGCAAAGCTAGCATGTTAGCCAGGagtcatgttttttctttagcCTGTATTCCGACAAGACCCGCCTCCCCTTTTGTATGATTGGTCTATTCATTTGTATAGTAATTCCTGTCAAATCAGACAGCTGCTTATATGGTGGAACAGCCAATCGCGTTTTAAGAGGCGGGAGCTCTTGGAATACGGGTGGGGAAGTAAATAACGTTAACAACAAGGAGAGAAAGTGTCGTAAATGATGTGTAAAAGATTCAGTGTTAAATCATTTGATTAGAAAAGACATGAACTTTAAGTAATAGCTGATCTTCTTAAAGGCTTTCGATTGAGCACTGAATTGGTTTAAATTAGTGATGAATAGTTAACACGATTATTTATAATGTCTTATGTTcagtaagaataaaaaaaataattattctctctctctatcacactctctctctctatcactctctctatctctctatcaccctccctccctatctctctcacactcactctctctctctgtcactcactctgtcactcactctctctgtcactctctctctatcactctctctctctatcactctctctctctatcactctctctctctatcactctatctctctcactctctcactcactctctctctgtcactcactccatcactcactctctctgtcactctcactctatcactctctctctctatcacgctctctctctctatcactctctctatctctatcacgctctctatctctctatcaccctccctccctatctctctcacactcactctctctctctgtcactcactccatcactcactctctctgtcactctcactctatcactctctctctctatcactctctctctctatcactctctctctctctatcactctctcactctcactctatcactctctctctctatcactctctctctctatcactctatctctctatcactctatctctctcactctatctctctctatcactctctcactcactctatctctgtcactctctctgtcactctctgtcactcactctctctgtcactctgtcactcactctctctctcactctatcactctcactctctcactcactctatcactcactctctcactcactctctcactcactctatcactctctctgtcactcactctatcactctctctgtcactcactctatcactctctctctctgtcactctctctatcactctctctgtcactcactctctctctcactctatcactcactctatcactctctctgtcactcactctatcactctcactctatcactctctctgtcactctctctgtcactctctctgtcactcactctatcactctctctctcactcactctatcactctctctctctctctctctctctctctctctctctctctctcacacacacagtatgagcCATACAGCTACAGTGACTATGATCTTCATACTGGTGAGTAACGTCACCTGTTTGCATGCAGCCTGCAGTAGGgtcttatacatacatactaatGACTCACTACCTGAAATCCTCTCATTTCTGCAGGGGATCCCAAAGCGGATCTGGCGTATGAGCGTCAGTACGAGCACCAGCAGACGTACCACGTCATCCCAGAGGTTATCAAGAACTTTTTGCAGTATTTCCACAAGACCATCTCGGACCTGATCGACCAGAAGGTGTATGAGCTGCAGGCCAACCGCGTCTCCAGCGAGAGCATCGAGCAGAAGATCTACGAGATCCAGGATGTCTATGAGAACAGGTAGAACCAGAAACATACAGAAAtgtataattaaacattttagaagcTCCTTATATTGCTTAGTATCGTGGATTATAATTACTATTGTTTTAACAGATTTCTTCAAAATAATTTCTTTGCCCTAttatttgattgacagctggaATAAGCTAACCGATCGTTTCTTTAAGACATCTCCATGGCCAGAGGCAGAAGCCATTGCCTCCTTGGTAGGAAACGGTGAGTTGTTTAGCATTTTCTTAGTATTTTAATACAAGTGAGAAACATTGGCTTTTCTTTCTGAGAGGTGACGTTCCAGGTCCAGACTCATCTATGTTCATCTTTTTAAATGCAGATGCTGTTTTTCTGATCCTCTATAAGGAGCTTTACTACCGACACATTTATGCGAAAGTCAGCGTAAGTACTTAGGAGGTTATTTTGCCGTGTTTTATCCTAGAGAGTAAATAGGATTTTACTCCTAACATTTACGTTGTTCGGTTCTTTTAGGGCGGCCCAACACTCGATCAGAGATTTGAATCCTACTACAATTATTGCAACCTCTTCAACTATATTCTCAGTGAGTCCGACTTGTGCTTGTGTCTTTCGTATTTTTGTGTGATCGGTAATTATTTAATGAAAGACATCATTGGACTTGATTAGATGCTGATGGTCCTGCTCCATTGGAACTTCCTAACCAGTGGCTCTGGGACATTATCGATGAGTTCATCTACCAGGTAAGGCTAAAATGAGTCTTCTAAGCACAGAACAGGCCATGGCTTCAAACGTAGGGCAAATtttgacaaataataataaataattctaaaaaaatgACTGCACCTTCTCTAGTTCCAATCGTTCAGCCAGTACCGCTGCAAAACAGCCAAGAAGTCTGAGGAGGAGATCGAATTCCTGAGGAACAACCCGAAGATCTGGAACGTACACAGTGTACTGAACGTTCTGCACTCCCTGGTGGATAAGAGCAACATCAACCGTCAGCTGGAGGTCTACACCAGCGGAGGTAAGAGCAACACAGAGAACCTTCCATTTGATGGACCTTTTCatttcccttttgagtctagATTTTTCTCATACTCCAGGATCTCTGTGGAGGATAAATGGACCAGAATATTCCTGGATGGAGCAGCTTTAtggattatttttataatctaGCTGAAcgctaatgaatgaatgaaatcgtTCTTGACTTAACTGCGTAATTGTGTGTTAAAGGAGATCCAGAGAGCGTGGCTGGAGAATATGGCCGTCATTCTCTCTATAAGATGTTGGGCTACTTCAGCTTAGTAGGTTTGCTGAGGCTACACTCCTTGCTGGGGGATTATTACCAGGCCATCAAAGTTCTGGAGAACATTGAACTCAACAAGAAGGTAAAAGTTGCTTATAGTTTATTGAGATATCAGTTATCAGGTCAAAAagacatactgtagataaataCACAGATCTAATCTAAAATGTCCAATATTCCACACAGAGCATGTACTCGCGTGTACCCGAGTGCCAGATCACTACCTATTACTATGTGGGTTTCGCCTATCTGATGATGCGCCGCTACCAGGACGCCATTCGTGTCTTTGCCAACATCTTACTCTACATCCAGAGGACCAGGAACATGTTCCAGAGATCGACGTACAAATACGAGATGGTCAGCAAACTTATATTATCAGGTTCACGTTACGTTGTATATTAAACGTGCTTCTTCAAGGTTAAcgataaaaagaaaaggaatgttTTAGGTCCTAGAGTCTTCATTAGAGATTTTGGAAAGAGGATTAAAGAGTGTTTGACTTTAACAGGTTAACAAGCAGAATGAACAGATGCACGGGTTGTTGGCCATCGCACTGACCATGTACCCCATGAGGATCGACGAAAGCATTCACACGCAGCTCAGAGAGAAATACGGAGACAAGATGCTGCGCATGCAGAaagggtgagacacacacacacacacacacacacacattacattgcTGTGAAATCTATAGAGCTGTAAATGGAGAATCCAATAAgtatgttgttgtttgtgtcagAGACCTGCAAGTGTTTGAAGAGCTGTTCAGCTTCGCGTGTCCCAAGTTCCTGTCTCCCGTCGTTCCCAATTACGACAACGTGCATCCGAATTATCATAAAGAACCATTCCAGCAGCAGCTCAAAGTGTTCGCCGAGGAAGTCCAGCAGCAGGCTCAGCTCTCCACCATCCGCAGGTGTGTCTTCGCTTCACGTTTTACCTCAGAACACCGATGTCATGTCACAAACAGTGCATCTACTATGTCGTCGTGTATTTATCGTGTGATTATGTATTGATTTGCTAATGACATGCGATCTTGTGTGGTTTGGGAATTAGCTGCATCCTGAAAATAGCGCGCTAGGAGTTGTGATGCATtgaaaaaccacaaaaacaatGAGAATATTGTGGGTATTTGTGTTACGATGCTTTTCTTTGTTTGCCTGCAGTTTCCTGAAGCTCTATACCACCATGCCCGTGGCAAAGCTGGCAGGATTTTTGGACATGTCCGAGCAGGAGTTCCGCATCCAGCTGCTCGTGTTCAAGCACAAAATGAAGAACCTGGTGTGGACCAGTGGCATCTCAGCGCTGGACGGAGAGTTTCAGTCAGCTTCCGAGGTCGACTTCTACATCGAtaaggtgtgagagagagtgtgtgtgtgtgtgtgtgtgtgtgagaaagagcaAAGGACAGCAGACCTTCCAACCTTCCCATTGTGTAGAAGCTTCCACTCTGACCTATGTTTCATTTGTCTCTTGCCAGGACATGATCCACATTGCAGACACAAAGGTGGCCCGTCGCTATGGAGACTTCTTTATTCGACAGATCCACAAGTTTGAGGAAGTAAGAACATTTTTCATTGAACAACTTTCAtcttggggggggcacggtggtttagtggttagcacgttcgtctcacacctccagggttgtgggttcgattcccgcctctgccttgtgtgtgtgtggagtttgcatgttctccccgtgcctcgggggtttcctccgggtactccggtttcctcccccggtccaaagacatgcatggtaggttgattggcatctctggaaaattgtccgtagtgtgtgagtgcgtgagtgaatgagagtgtgtgtgtgtgccctgtgatgggttggcactccgtccagggtgtatcctgccttgatgcccgatgacgcctgagataggcacaggctccccgtgacccgaggtagttcggataagcggtagaaaatgaatgaatgaatgaatgaactttcatCTTGCCTGGTGATAATCTGTGTGTTCAGATTCGGTTCCACTCAGTTTTGCGATGTTTTTGAGGAACTTTCTGTGTTGccaaaaaaatcattaacatAATTACACAGAATCTCATGTATATTGTGCAATCATATATACAGAATCAGTATTAAACAAGTTGCCCTGACATCTCTATGCTTGTTTTTTGTAGCTGAATCGCACCCTGAAGAAGATGTCCATGTCTggcaccaccacctccaccagtgCTACATCACGATCATAACAGCACtcgttgaatttttttttaaacatttgtcttTCCTTTTCCTGCACTGCAGCTTCAGCAGAAGATGCATTAATCCAGCTTTGACATTTACTAAGAGTTGAGAAGCCTCCCCTTTATCATGGATGGTGCAGATACAGTACCATCTTTCATATTTCCCGACTTCCAGCGTCCAGTTTGCCACGATCACATTAAGGATTTTTTGTGGGCTGGGAAAAAATAAAGTTGATGTGGTGAATATATGGTTAccgacgttttttttttttttttttcttccacgttttacttttattttaatgtatattcTTGCTTAAATTATTGAGTTTTGGAAGATtttacaggaatttagtgcaacaATTGTTGccattttaatttacttttattaacaACAGATATTGTTGTAAAGTAGCTTTAGGGTAATATGTATATATCAGAATATAGGTTtaggtttacattttttttattattattcctcatgAGCAAACCAGAGGCAAAAGTGACAAGGAAAGATTTCACGAGatagaaactttgagaggaaccagacacaaaagggaatccatcctcatctgggtgacaccagaatTTATCTGCAAACCGGAACTTTATGATATTTCCATATATCAATATGTATATGATGGCAAACACCTGCATTACTCAAAGAGCTCAAGGTAACGCCAGGTCTTTGGcctaaaacaaatatttacagaGTTCTTCATAAGTCTGTCTTTGAGGATTTTGGAAACCGGTTTAATACACAAAGGGCTGCACACCGTGACATCCAGGAACACCCTTAGAACACAGGAGATCATTTGTGATCAACACCATCATGAATCTAATTTCTGTTTTGAAAAGAAATATGTAAAATGAAcaagtgtcaaaaaaaaaaaaaaaacagcatgacaTGAGCGAAAGAAACTTTAGAATATTTAGGGAATCtatttacattgtacatttctAATAACGCACTTTTaagctgtgtatttttttttatagactttatagatatttttcactctttttcaTACTTCaatctttttcattcattcattttctaccgcttatccgaactacctcgggtcacggggagcctgtgcctatctcaggcgtcatcgggcatcaaggcaggatacacactggacggagtgccaacccatcacagggcacacacacactctcagtcactcatgcaatcacacactagggacaattttttccagagatgccaatcaacctaccatgcatgtctttgggccgggggaggaaaccggagtacccggaggaaacccccaaggcccggggagaacatgcaaactccacacacacaaggtggaggcaggaatcgaaccccaaccctggaggtgtgaggcaaacgtgctaaccactaagccaccgtgaccccctacttaaatcttttttttttttatttgttttatctaATCCTTTTGATATTGTTACTACATTTCAAGCTAAAATATCTACAAATTATAAGgtgacttttttccccccatcaaAAAGATTCAAGAAAATCCCAATTCTTCTCAGTTGAATCCCAGTCTAACCCTTAACAGATGGAACTGTTATGCACTTTATATGCAAATCATTTTAGATTATCATTCTAGATGTTAGCAATTCTATCATTAGTTGAATGATACAAAGCAAAATTGACAAATATAAATTGTTTTGTACATAGCAACAGCGTTAGGAATAAAATTGTATTGTAAATTAGTTAAAATTTCCTTTATTGGTTATTAGGTGAAAGTGGTgccaaaatatatatttaaaaatatctgaCTTTATTCTTCATAGTTTCTTCAATAATTTCATTATTCTTACCGCTAGATGGCGCACCAAAACAACGCTGTTGTCAAAATCCGGAGAGCGCGAGACATTTTCTCTGACAcctttaatagtttttttttttgcaaatatatttgaataaaagaTCCGATATTTAATCAGTAAGAAAAGTGTTAAATATGCGGCATAGAGGAAGCTCTGCCACAAGTTATTGAGTTAAAAGGATAATCTaggttcatcatcatcatcatcatctcacctGTGTGGAGTGGCCTGAATATGAaagctggaaaaaaatcaagtacGTTGTATGAACTGCATAATAAATCAACGACTGGCCTTCTCCTCCGTCTTcatcttctgcttctcctcctcctcctcctccttcatcttcaccttcttctgcttcttctcctccttcatcttctcctccttcttcgtcttctgcttctcctcctccttcttcatcttctgcttttcttcctcattcttctcctccttcaatttctgcttctccttcatcttcctccttctcctcctcctcctccatcttcctccttctccttttctgcttctcctccttcaatttctgcttctccttcatcttcctcctcctcctcctcctcctccatcttcctcctcctcctcctccttcatcttctgcttctcctcctctgcctccttctcctcctcctccttcatcttatgcttctcctcttcctccttcttcatcttctgcttctcctccttcACCTACTGCttcccctcctcctcttcctccttctcctcctcctcctccttcatcttcaccttcttctgcttcttctcatccttcatcttctcctccttcttcatcttctgcttctcctcctccttcttcatcttctgcTTTTCTTCCTCATTCTTCTCGTCCTTCATTTTCTGCTTCTCCTTCAAtttctgcttctccttcatcttcctccttctcctcctcctccttcatcttctgcttctcctcttcctccttctcctcctcctcctcttcctccttctcctccaaCTCCTTCattttctgcttctcctccttctcctctttcACTCCTCCTTCATTTTCTGCTTCCccgcctcctcttcctcctgcttctcctcctcctcctcctccttcttcttcgtaataataataataataataataataataataataataataataatacccaaAGCCCATCCATGCTTCTTCTTTATCCCTAACTTTTTGTATAAACCATAGAATAATTACGTAAAAATGAGTGAAACTATAAATAGTACaaggaagcttttttttttttttttttttttagatgaagaCATTTTCAGAGCAATTTAGTTACAATGACATTCGTTACTACTGTGTTTGTCTTCGTTtgaatacattaaatatatgtACGTTCTCTTAACTGGTGAATTATCACTGAATTGTAGGTGGTTTGCAGAAGACAGATGTTTTGCCTTAACCAGATGAAAACGCCACGCCCTTTCCCTTTCTGTGGGCGTGGTTTAGAGCCGCTTGTTGTATCCGGTCTGCAGAGCTGACCTGCAGTACAGAGTTGGTTTTACGCACAAGAGCTGAGCATCACTGATCTCGCCTCTGGATATGCCTTAACAACCTCTGCAGAAATGTTGAGCAGAAAATCGGAAATGTCTGGAAATGCGGTCGTGCCTGCGGCCCTGGACCGCGGCAGGGTGGCGGAGAGGCTGCGGGCGGCGTTTGCCGGGCTGCAAGAGCTTCAACATTTGCGGGAGAAACAGGGCGCATTGGTGCAGAGGGCGCTTCGCGTGGACACGGACACGGAGAGTGAGCGTGTGGgcagtgatgtgtgtttacACCAAAGTGACGAGGATACAAACAGAGCAGAGGAGCAGCAGCGGCTGGAGACAACACTCACAGCCCTCAAACAGCAACTggtaagaaaaacaaataaaaaagtggaGCACGAGCGTAAATTAGGGTTATGATCTGAAAAAGGTTCTAGGCATGAAAACATCTGACTGACTTGTATGCAAACATTCCAGCTGTCATTAAAAGTTCATAAGAACATCTTGATCAAGGCTCAGGATTGAAATATATTATGTGCATCTTCTTCTTGACCCTAACCAAGAGCGCTTATTGGTGCGCCTGCGCAGATGGGGGTGGCCATAAATCAAGGTTCAATCCAAGGGACAGGGCTGGGAGGGTGGGGGGTGCTTCCGTCTCTGATCATTAACCCGCTTTAATTAGAATGGTAACAGAGAACCAAATGACCACGGATTGGTGACACAGGTTTGACCCCAGGCTGAAGTCTTAGTGCAGGTTATCCGATCCAGTTCAATCCAAACACACATAACCATGTATAGAGTAACATGGTGGATAGAAAGTATAGAGTTTCTGTAGAACGAACATGAACTGATGAGAGCTGGAAATGGATAAATATAGCTGGAGGATTGGGAAAATTGTCTCTAGTGAACATTTGCACTTTAGGTGAACTCTTGTACACTATTGACTGGCAGAGGAACAGTAGCTCCCCAAGGTGGAATTCCTCCAGAGGATGGATGTGGATCTGCTCAGTGAATGGGGTAACTTTTCTCATGCAACAGTGGCCCCCAATTAAAGGGAATGAAGcgcatgaaaataaaatgcgAGTCAAGTGGAAACCATAAAGCTGGTTGGTCATGCATGTGGCAGCTTGCCAAACTGGCAGATCAGGATACACAGTGAAAGTAGTGTTGTTCTTGGTACACAATTACTCTTAGAGAAACTAAGAAATTTCacaatttgtttgtg
The Tachysurus vachellii isolate PV-2020 chromosome 6, HZAU_Pvac_v1, whole genome shotgun sequence genome window above contains:
- the eif3s6ip gene encoding eukaryotic translation initiation factor 3 subunit L isoform X2 — encoded protein: MSCRPTASPARASSRRSTRSRMSMRTDAVFLILYKELYYRHIYAKVSGGPTLDQRFESYYNYCNLFNYILNADGPAPLELPNQWLWDIIDEFIYQFQSFSQYRCKTAKKSEEEIEFLRNNPKIWNVHSVLNVLHSLVDKSNINRQLEVYTSGGDPESVAGEYGRHSLYKMLGYFSLVGLLRLHSLLGDYYQAIKVLENIELNKKSMYSRVPECQITTYYYVGFAYLMMRRYQDAIRVFANILLYIQRTRNMFQRSTYKYEMVNKQNEQMHGLLAIALTMYPMRIDESIHTQLREKYGDKMLRMQKGDLQVFEELFSFACPKFLSPVVPNYDNVHPNYHKEPFQQQLKVFAEEVQQQAQLSTIRSFLKLYTTMPVAKLAGFLDMSEQEFRIQLLVFKHKMKNLVWTSGISALDGEFQSASEVDFYIDKDMIHIADTKVARRYGDFFIRQIHKFEELNRTLKKMSMSGTTTSTSATSRS
- the eif3s6ip gene encoding eukaryotic translation initiation factor 3 subunit L isoform X1, producing MSFPAEEEEYEPYSYSDYDLHTGDPKADLAYERQYEHQQTYHVIPEVIKNFLQYFHKTISDLIDQKVYELQANRVSSESIEQKIYEIQDVYENSWNKLTDRFFKTSPWPEAEAIASLVGNDAVFLILYKELYYRHIYAKVSGGPTLDQRFESYYNYCNLFNYILNADGPAPLELPNQWLWDIIDEFIYQFQSFSQYRCKTAKKSEEEIEFLRNNPKIWNVHSVLNVLHSLVDKSNINRQLEVYTSGGDPESVAGEYGRHSLYKMLGYFSLVGLLRLHSLLGDYYQAIKVLENIELNKKSMYSRVPECQITTYYYVGFAYLMMRRYQDAIRVFANILLYIQRTRNMFQRSTYKYEMVNKQNEQMHGLLAIALTMYPMRIDESIHTQLREKYGDKMLRMQKGDLQVFEELFSFACPKFLSPVVPNYDNVHPNYHKEPFQQQLKVFAEEVQQQAQLSTIRSFLKLYTTMPVAKLAGFLDMSEQEFRIQLLVFKHKMKNLVWTSGISALDGEFQSASEVDFYIDKDMIHIADTKVARRYGDFFIRQIHKFEELNRTLKKMSMSGTTTSTSATSRS